From the genome of Pantoea alfalfae, one region includes:
- a CDS encoding nicotinamide mononucleotide deamidase-related protein YfaY: MIRIEMLSTGDEVLHGQIVDTNAAWLADTLFQQGLPMTSRTTVGDSLESLIATLQARSHEADVLIVNGGLGPTSDDLSALAAAHACGVELAMQQDWLEQMEAWFASRGRIMAASNRKQAEIPANAELIDNPVGTACGFALQLNRCWMFFTPGVPSEFKVMVEQQIIPRLKAKFSPPEPPVCLRLTTFGRGESDIAAELEPLALPEGVVMGYRSSMPIIEIKLTGPASQRVAMEQVWQQVRLLLAECTIFEGTEGLPALLARELEQRGEQLAVSEQYTAGLLYWQLATASVPLRGADILPPQQETLEQQVNRTRDFAAQQQAALALSVGSLEQEEISVALHTPDGSFGQRVKFSTGRHNLETRQKVVAMMAMNMLRRWLHGSEVSTGHGWIDVVETVRQ, encoded by the coding sequence GTGATTAGAATAGAGATGCTGTCAACCGGGGATGAGGTGCTGCATGGCCAAATCGTCGACACCAATGCAGCCTGGCTGGCGGATACGTTGTTCCAGCAGGGTTTACCCATGACCAGTCGCACCACGGTAGGCGATTCACTCGAGTCGCTGATCGCCACGCTGCAGGCGCGCAGTCATGAGGCCGATGTGCTGATAGTCAATGGCGGCCTGGGGCCAACCAGTGACGATCTCAGCGCGCTGGCTGCCGCGCATGCCTGTGGCGTAGAACTGGCAATGCAGCAGGACTGGCTGGAACAGATGGAAGCCTGGTTCGCCAGTCGCGGACGGATAATGGCGGCCAGCAATCGCAAACAGGCTGAAATTCCGGCCAATGCGGAGCTGATTGATAATCCCGTCGGAACCGCCTGTGGTTTTGCCCTGCAACTTAATCGCTGCTGGATGTTCTTCACGCCTGGCGTGCCGTCTGAATTTAAAGTGATGGTGGAGCAGCAGATCATTCCCCGTCTGAAAGCCAAATTCTCGCCCCCCGAGCCGCCGGTTTGCCTGCGACTGACGACCTTTGGTCGCGGTGAAAGCGATATTGCCGCTGAACTGGAGCCGCTGGCGTTGCCGGAAGGCGTGGTGATGGGGTATCGCTCATCGATGCCGATTATTGAGATCAAACTTACCGGCCCGGCCAGTCAGCGGGTAGCGATGGAGCAGGTGTGGCAGCAGGTGCGTCTGCTGCTGGCGGAGTGCACCATTTTTGAAGGCACCGAAGGTCTGCCCGCCCTGCTGGCCCGCGAGCTGGAGCAGCGCGGTGAACAACTGGCAGTCAGCGAGCAATACACCGCCGGTCTGCTTTACTGGCAGCTGGCTACCGCCAGCGTGCCGTTGCGTGGTGCTGACATTCTGCCACCACAGCAGGAGACGCTGGAGCAACAGGTGAACCGCACCCGTGATTTTGCCGCGCAGCAGCAGGCAGCGCTGGCACTCTCTGTTGGCAGCCTTGAGCAGGAGGAGATTTCGGTGGCGCTGCATACGCCGGATGGCAGCTTTGGTCAGCGCGTGAAGTTCAGTACCGGTCGCCATAATCTGGAGACGCGGCAGAAGGTGGTGGCAATGATGGCGATGAACATGCTGCGCCGCTGGTTACACGGCAGTGAAGTCAGCACCGGTCACGGCTGGATTGATGTGGTTGAAACTGTCAGACAGTAA
- the yfaE gene encoding class I ribonucleotide reductase maintenance protein YfaE has protein sequence MSRDVVILRSSGTRLECTDEHTNLLTLLEANNLCVEFQCREGYCGSCRMRLLKGEVHYPQRPLAFVQQDEILPCCCKAKGEIELEL, from the coding sequence ATGAGCCGTGACGTTGTTATTCTGCGCAGTTCCGGCACCCGGCTGGAATGCACAGACGAGCATACCAATCTGCTGACGCTGCTGGAAGCCAACAATCTCTGCGTGGAGTTTCAGTGCCGCGAAGGTTACTGCGGCTCCTGCCGGATGCGGCTGCTGAAAGGCGAAGTGCATTATCCACAGCGGCCGCTGGCCTTTGTGCAGCAGGATGAGATCCTGCCCTGCTGCTGCAAAGCCAAAGGCGAGATTGAGCTGGAGTTATAA
- the nrdB gene encoding class Ia ribonucleoside-diphosphate reductase subunit beta codes for MAYSTFSQNKNDQLKEPMFFGQSVNVARFDQQKYDIFEKLIEKQLSFFWRPEEVDVSRDRIDYQALPDHEKHIFISNLKYQTLLDSIQGRSPNVALLPLISIPELETWIETWAFSETIHSRSYTHIIRNIVNDPAVVFDDIVTNEQILARAQDISRYYDDLIEMTNYWHQLGEGTHQVNGKQVVVSLRALKKQLYICLMSVNALEAIRFYVSFACSFAFAERELMEGNAKIIKLIARDEALHLTGTQHMLNLLRSGEDDPEMKEIAAECREECFELFKKAALQEKEWAEYLFSGGSMIGLNKDILCQYIEYITNIRMQAVGLDLPFQTRSNPIPWINSWLVSDNVQVAPQEVEVSSYLVGQIDSEVGANDFDDFQL; via the coding sequence ATGGCTTACTCTACTTTCTCACAGAACAAAAATGATCAGCTGAAAGAGCCGATGTTTTTCGGTCAGTCCGTCAACGTGGCGCGCTTCGACCAGCAGAAATATGACATCTTTGAAAAGCTGATCGAAAAGCAGCTCTCCTTCTTCTGGCGTCCGGAAGAGGTGGATGTCTCACGCGACCGTATCGACTACCAGGCACTGCCGGATCACGAAAAGCATATCTTCATCAGCAACCTGAAGTATCAGACGCTGCTGGATTCGATTCAGGGTCGCAGCCCGAACGTTGCCCTGCTGCCGCTGATCTCAATTCCTGAGCTGGAAACCTGGATTGAAACCTGGGCGTTCTCTGAGACGATTCACTCTCGTTCATACACCCATATCATCCGTAACATCGTTAACGATCCGGCGGTAGTGTTTGACGATATCGTTACCAATGAACAGATTCTGGCGCGTGCCCAGGATATCTCACGTTATTACGACGACCTGATTGAGATGACTAACTACTGGCATCAGCTGGGCGAAGGCACGCATCAGGTCAACGGCAAGCAGGTTGTGGTCAGCCTGCGCGCCCTGAAGAAGCAGCTCTATATTTGCCTGATGAGCGTCAATGCGCTGGAAGCAATCCGTTTCTATGTCAGCTTCGCCTGTTCATTCGCTTTTGCTGAGCGTGAGCTGATGGAAGGTAACGCAAAAATCATCAAACTGATTGCTCGCGATGAAGCGCTGCACCTGACCGGCACTCAGCATATGCTGAACCTGCTGCGCAGCGGTGAAGACGATCCAGAGATGAAAGAGATTGCAGCAGAGTGCCGTGAAGAGTGCTTCGAGCTGTTTAAGAAGGCGGCGCTGCAGGAGAAAGAGTGGGCAGAATATCTGTTCAGCGGCGGCTCTATGATCGGCCTGAACAAAGACATTCTCTGCCAGTATATTGAGTACATCACCAATATCCGTATGCAGGCGGTGGGTCTTGACCTGCCCTTCCAGACGCGCTCTAACCCGATTCCCTGGATCAACTCGTGGCTGGTGTCTGATAACGTTCAGGTCGCGCCGCAGGAAGTGGAAGTGAGCTCTTACCTGGTCGGTCAGATCGACTCTGAAGTGGGCGCTAACGACTTCGACGACTTCCAGCTTTAA